The stretch of DNA GTTGCATAAAGCATGGCGCCCAAATGGCTATAAAATCGTTCGAGCTTAAAGTTTCGAAACATACCATAAGCGGCTAGAAAGGTGAAGATACAGCGCAAATAGGCTGTGAAGATTTGATTCCCTGGCCAAAATTCTATTTCACTTGGATTGAGATGAAAAAGCCACTGTCCAAGACCAACAAAGATGAAGTTAAGGTACATCATTGGGGAAGTTGTGTAATAATAAGCTAAGTCTGTCCAATAATCGCCACCCAACCCAAAACCGACATCATAAAAAGAATGGTGTTGTGAAAAGTGTTCATATAAAAAGCGTTGAAAGGGCATCATTTGTTTAAATCCGTCACCATTCCCGCTATAAATGATACCATCGTGTAGAAAACGATAAATGACTGGAACATAGACGACTGCCCCTACCAAACATGCAATGAAGCACACTTTAAAAAAACGAGATATTAAAGCATTTTGATTATAATTTTTCAACTTTTTCACTCTTTCTTACAGTTTGATATGGATACTACAGACTGCATCAAAACTGGCGTGCATGCAGTGGAACTTCGTCCTAAACGAAGTCGGGATACATTGAAATTTAACATATTAATCTTTAAGAATGTATTTAGAGAGCAGATAAGTCGCGGGAATCGTGATGATGAGTCCAACAAAAGGTGCAATCGTCGCGTTTAAATGCAGTAATTCAACAAAAAGAAATATAAATAACGTTTGTGTTCCTATGTTGACAAATTGTGTAAGTGGAAAAGCTAAAAATTTTTTTAATGTAGGTTTCACTTTGTATACGAAATAACAATTCAAAAAATAAGAAATGATTAATGCTATGGTGAACCCAATGATATGACTCACCAAATAGTGCACATGTAATAAGCGCAGTAAAATCAAATAGACGATATAATAATTGATTGTATTGATGCCGCCAACAATGACAAAGCGTACGATTTCAAACAATCGAGTTGCGTCCATCATTTCATCAACCTACTTTCATTTTTTGACGTTAGATTGTGCATAGCTTTTGATGATAAAGTTCATTATACTGATAAGAGGATAGCGATGATGTGGTGCGACTAAGTTGGTATAAGAACAGCTACAGTACACAGTAAAATATCATTTAAATATCACTTTAAAACTAATCACTAATATAACATATAAAATTTAAAAAGACGATTTGAAAGATAAACAAGAGGAGTTAAAAATATGGTAATACAATGGTATCCAGGTCATATGGCCAAAGCAAAAAGAGAAGTCAGTGAACAATTAAAAAAAGTAGATGTTGTTTTTGAGCTAGTCGATGCACGGATTCCTTTTAGCTCAAGAAATCCAATGATTGATGAAGTCATTCAACAAAAACCACGTGTCGTGATTTTCAATAAAAAAGATATGGCGAATTTAAAAGAAATGGAAAAATGGTTTGCTTTTTTCAGAGCTAAAGGAGCGATTCCTGTTGCAGTCGATGCCAAACATGGGAAAGGTTTGAAACAGGTTGAGGCCGCTGCGATTGAAGTCACTAAAGAAAAGTTTGAGCGTGAAAAAGCAAAAGGATTAAAACCGAGAGCGATTCGCGCGATGATTGTTGGGATTCCTAATGTAGGTAAATCAACATTAATCAATAAACTTGCGAACCGTGCCATTGCGCAGACAGGCAATAAACCAGGCGTTACAAAACAACAACAATGGATTAAGGTAGGTAAAGCGCTACAATTGTTAGATACACCAGGTATTTTATGGCCAAAATTTGAAGATCAATTAATTGGAAAAAAATTAAGTTTAACAGGAGCAATTAAAGATAGTATTGTCCATTTGGATGAAGTAGCAATTTTTGGTCTAGAATATATGATTGCACATGATTATGAAAAGTTATTAGCGCATTATAAAGTTGATGTTGCGCGCGATGCTGAAATATTAGCATGGTTCGATGCCATCGGGCGTAAGCGTGGACTCCTACAAAGAGGCAATGAAGTGGATTATGAAGCGGTGATTGAGCTGATTATTTACGACATAAGAAATGCCAAAATAGGGACATATTGTTTAGATTTGTATAATGAAATGCAGGAGATATAGATGGCACAAGTAAGAACGGTCAAAGAAATCAAAGAAGCACTTCAAAAAATTGAGACCCTTGAACAATTATATGCACATCCCAGTATGAGAGATACACGGAAGGGTGTGCAACGAGCGTTTTCAAGTCGGATTAAGCAACTTGAAAAGGTAAAGGCATTACAACAATCCTACCAAGCAATGTGTCAATTTGAAGAAGCGATTTTGAATCAAGATCCCCAAGCATTGATTTGTGGTATTGATGAAGTGGGAAGAGGGCCGCTTGCAGGTCCGGTTGTTGCAAGTGCAGTGATTTTGCAAGCGCAACATCAATTTATAGGGATTAATGATTCTAAACAATTATCCAGTGCTAAACGGATAGCGCTTGATGCACAGTTGAAAGCGCATGTTCTGGATTGGCAAATTGGCATGGCATCTCCTGAAGAAATCGACACATTCAATATTTATGAAGCGACAAAATTAGCGATGTACCGAGCAGTGCAAAAATTACGTTTGAAGCCTACGCATTATTTAATCGATGCGATGACTTTGGAAGGTTTGAATGCACCTCAGCAAGCCATCATTAAGGGGGACGCTAAAAGTGTCTCTATTGCAGCAGCAAGTATCATCGCTAAAGTGTATCGTGATCAATTAATGGTGGATTATGATCAACAATATCCAGGATATGATTTTAGTCAAAATGCTGGATACGGTACAAAAAATCATTTGGAAGGATTGAAAATACATGGGATCACTCCGATACATCGTCGGAGCTTTGAACCGATCAAATCAATGTGCACACGTGAATCCGACTGAGAGAACAGTATTCAGTATTGAGAAATAAATTGAATTTCACATCTTCATATTAGCGAATTCTTTTGAAAAATAATGAGACTATGTTTTACTATAAGTAATGTCCAACAAAAGAAAGGGATTTGAAATCTATGAATGAAACATTACAAAAATTATATAAAGTACTTGTTCACTTTGAAGAAACAGAATTAGCGATTACGAATGATGAAGACAAATTGGAGAAGATTAAGCAAGAAATTGAGGAGAATTTAAACGTTTCAATCGCTGATGAATCACAAGCGGATTTAATTCGTTTATTAAAAGAACATCAATTTACTGTTGAATCGACAGAAGAAGAACAGAAGACGATTCATGTACCAATGGATGATGACACGCAAATTACTTTTCAAGCTGACAAATAGTGAGAATCAGCAAGTGAACGTAAATGGTTATCGTTTAACCGTTGAAGAAATATAAGAAGCTAAGATAAGGTGCGAGAAGCAGCTGTATCTTAGCTTCTTTGTTTTGAAAATGAGGCGTAAATAAACGGCTAGGCCAGGGCTATCTGTTTACAATAACGCTTACATTTCCTATAATTGTAAATGAACTTAACCTTAAGAAACAGGAGGATGGAGTATGAATATCCATGAGTATCAAGGAAAAGAAATTTTTCGCTCTATGGGCGTAGCAGTACCAGAAGGGCGTGTTGCTTTCTCAGCTGAAGAAGCAGTTGAAAAAGCTAAAGCGTTAGACACAGATGTATATGTTGTAAAGGCACAAATCCATGCAGGAGGACGTGGTAAAGCAGGTGGTGTGAAAATTGCGAAGTCTTTATCAGAAGTCGAAACATATGCGAATGAACTTCTTGGAAAAGTACTCGTTACACACCAAACAGGCCCTCAAGGTAAAGAAGTAAAACGACTTTACATTGAAGAAGGTGCGAACATCCAAAAAGAATACTATGTCGGCTTTGTCATTGACCGTGCAACAGACCGTGTGACGTTAATGGCATCTGAAGAGGGCGGAACTGAGATTGAAGAAGTCGCAGCGAAAAACCCTGAAAAAATCTTCAAAGAATCCATCGATCCAGTGGTTGGTTTGGCACCATACCAAGCGCGACGTATTGCCTTTAATATTAATATTCCAAAAGAGTCTATCAATAAAGCAGTGAAATTTTTAACGGCGTTATATCGCGTGTTTATTGAGAAAGACTGTTCTATCGTGGAAATCAACCCGCTTGTTTTAACAGGTGAAGGTGATGTTCTGGCGTTAGATTCAAAAATCAACTTTGACGACAATGCATTGTTCCGTCATAAAGATATCGTAGAATTGCGTGATTTAGAAGAAGAAGACCCAAAAGAAATTGAGGCTTCTAAATATGACTTATCATACATTGCTTTAGACGGTAACATCGGCTGTATGGTCAATGGTGCAGGTCTCGCAATGGCAACGATGGATACGATTAATCACTTTAATGGTAACCCTGCAAACTTCCTTGACGTAGGTGGCGGTGCAACTAAAGAAAAAGTAACTGAAGCCTTTAAAATTATATTAGGTGATGATAACGTAAAAGGTATTTTTGTAAATATCTTTGGTGGTATCATGCGTTGTGATGTCATCGCTGAAGGTATCGTTGCGGCAGTGAAAGAAGTTGAATTAACACTACCATTAGTTGTACGTCTTGAAGGTACAAATGTAAAAGAAGGTAAGCAAATCTTAAAAGACTCAGGTTTGGCAATTGAACCAGCGAATACGATGGCTGAAGGTGCACAAAAAATTGTTAAACTTGTTAACGAAGCGTAAGGAAAGGATGGGACAACTACAATGAGTATATTTGTAGATAAGAATTCAAAAGTAATCGTACAAGGTATTACAGGGTCGACTGCCCTTTTCCATACTAAACAGATGTTAGAATATGGAACGCAAATTGTTGCAGGTGTTACACCCGGTAAAGGTGGCCAAGTCGTTGAAGGGGTTCCTGTATTCAACACTGTAGAAGAAGCAAAGAAAGAAACTGGCGGTAACGTTTCTGTCATTTACGTCCCTGCACCATTCGCAGCAGATGCTATTTTAGAGTGTGTTGATGCGGAATTAGATTTAGCGATTTGTATTACAGAACATATTCCTGTTATTGATATGATTAAGGTTAAACGCTATCTCGAAGGTAAAAAGACGCGTCTCGTAGGACCAAACTGTCCAGGTGTGATTACATCGGATGAAACAAAGATTGGTATTATGCCAGGTTACATTCATAAAAAAGGTCATGTCGGTGTCGTTTCACGCTCTGGTACTTTAACATATGAAGCGGTACATCAATTAACTGAAGAAGGTATCGGTCAATCAACAGCAGTCGGAATCGGTGGAGATCCAGTAAATGGGACAAACTTTATCGATGTGCTAGAAGCATTCAACAATGATGAAGAGACGAAAGCGGTTGTAATGATTGGTGAAATCGGTGGAACTGCTGAAGAGGAAGCGGCTGAATGGATTAAGGCGAACATGAAAAAACCTGTTGTCGGCTTTATCGGTGGTCAAACTGCACCTCCAGGAAAACGTATGGGCCATGCAGGCGCGATTATTTCAGGTGGTAAAGGGACAGCAGCTGAAAAAATTAAAACATTAAATGACTGTGGTGTGAAAACAGCAGCTACACCTTCTGAAATCGGTGTCACTTTAATTGAAGCAGCTAAAGAAGCTGGAATTTACGAGTCATTATTAACGATAAAATAATGGTGATATAGCGCGCATTGCATATTTTTATGTAATGGCAAACCATATATCGAATTGTTTTTGTACATTAAAAATGATATCTACGTTGGCAATGAGCATAGGATAATCATACTCAAAATAAGGGTTCGAATTGAAAGGGATTTCGTTTCAATTCGAACCGCTTTTGTCAATGTGATTTGTAATGCCCTTGATTGTTGAACCATTTCAATGGATGACGGCGCTTTTTCAATGATTGCATCCCCTTATTCACTCATTCTATGATTCTCTCTTTTAATCCTTTTTTAATGACATCTTAGAGGTGACGACCGTATGTTAAAACATTATTTACTCTTACTCATTTATGCAGGTTTTACGACACAACAAATTCATAGATTTTATCCACGTTTACTTGATTTAACAGAAAAAAAGGTCTCATTAGTTCAGATTTTAACTGAAATAGCCACAGTATTTCCAAGAGCGACCATTCGACATAAATTGCAACGACTACAAACACTGGATATTCAATGGATTGCATCCACTTTACAGGAACATCAGATTATCCCCGTGACGATAAATGACCCTCATTATCCTTCGTTATTAAAAGAAATTTATGATCCCCCGTTCGTCTTATTTTGTAAAGGTCAGCTTGATTTATTACAGCATTCTTGCAGATGCCTCGCAATTGTCGGTGCACGGCAGCATACAGATTATACCCCGCAAGTATTAGAAACACTATTCCAATCATTTAAACATCACCCACTTGTCATTGTTTCAGGCTTGGCTAATGGTACAGATGCAATTGCGCATCAGCAGGCGTTGCAACAGCACTTACCGACGATTGGTGTGCTCGGTTTTGGTCATTTTCATCATTATCCTTCAAAAACTTCTCATCTAAGGCAAATGATTGAGTCTACACATCTCACGATTAGTGAATATCCACCACACACGCCCATCGCAAAATTTAGATTTCCAGAGAGAAATAGAATTATTAGTGGATTATCAAAAGGGGTATTAGTGACGGAAGCAAAAGAACGCAGTGGGGCATTGATTACATTAGATCAGGCATTAGAACAAAATCGTAACGTTTATGTATTGCCTGGAGATTTTTTTAATTTGCATACAAGAGGGAACATGTTACGTGTGAAAGAAGGCGCGGAGATTGTTTTATCGGCACAAGATATTTTGAAAGATTACGTTTAATGAAATGTTAATGCTTTGTGAAATCAATACAAAAGATTGACAAATATAAAAATAACCGTTTATCATTTAACTTTGTAAACAGAAATAGCAAGGGGGTAACTACATTGGCAGATAATCTTGTCATTGTTGAATCGCCTGCAAAAGCGAAAACTATAGAAAAATATTTAGGTAAGAAATATAAAGTCATCGCATCAATGGGACATGTAAGGGATCTTCCTCGCAGTCAAATGGGTGTGGATGTGGAGCACGACTATGAACCTAAGTATATTACTATCCGTGGTAAGGGGCCTGTTGTCAAAGATTTAAAGAGATATGCGAAAAAGGCAAAAAAAGTTTTTCTCGCAAGTGACCCCGATCGTGAAGGTGAAGCAATTGCATGGCACTTGGCAAATATTTTAGAGCTTGAAGATAGTAAAGAAAATCGCGTTGTCTTTAACGAAATTACGAAAGACGCA from Staphylococcus lutrae encodes:
- a CDS encoding GtrA family protein produces the protein MMDATRLFEIVRFVIVGGINTINYYIVYLILLRLLHVHYLVSHIIGFTIALIISYFLNCYFVYKVKPTLKKFLAFPLTQFVNIGTQTLFIFLFVELLHLNATIAPFVGLIITIPATYLLSKYILKD
- the ylqF gene encoding ribosome biogenesis GTPase YlqF encodes the protein MVIQWYPGHMAKAKREVSEQLKKVDVVFELVDARIPFSSRNPMIDEVIQQKPRVVIFNKKDMANLKEMEKWFAFFRAKGAIPVAVDAKHGKGLKQVEAAAIEVTKEKFEREKAKGLKPRAIRAMIVGIPNVGKSTLINKLANRAIAQTGNKPGVTKQQQWIKVGKALQLLDTPGILWPKFEDQLIGKKLSLTGAIKDSIVHLDEVAIFGLEYMIAHDYEKLLAHYKVDVARDAEILAWFDAIGRKRGLLQRGNEVDYEAVIELIIYDIRNAKIGTYCLDLYNEMQEI
- a CDS encoding ribonuclease HII, with protein sequence MAQVRTVKEIKEALQKIETLEQLYAHPSMRDTRKGVQRAFSSRIKQLEKVKALQQSYQAMCQFEEAILNQDPQALICGIDEVGRGPLAGPVVASAVILQAQHQFIGINDSKQLSSAKRIALDAQLKAHVLDWQIGMASPEEIDTFNIYEATKLAMYRAVQKLRLKPTHYLIDAMTLEGLNAPQQAIIKGDAKSVSIAAASIIAKVYRDQLMVDYDQQYPGYDFSQNAGYGTKNHLEGLKIHGITPIHRRSFEPIKSMCTRESD
- the sucC gene encoding ADP-forming succinate--CoA ligase subunit beta encodes the protein MNIHEYQGKEIFRSMGVAVPEGRVAFSAEEAVEKAKALDTDVYVVKAQIHAGGRGKAGGVKIAKSLSEVETYANELLGKVLVTHQTGPQGKEVKRLYIEEGANIQKEYYVGFVIDRATDRVTLMASEEGGTEIEEVAAKNPEKIFKESIDPVVGLAPYQARRIAFNINIPKESINKAVKFLTALYRVFIEKDCSIVEINPLVLTGEGDVLALDSKINFDDNALFRHKDIVELRDLEEEDPKEIEASKYDLSYIALDGNIGCMVNGAGLAMATMDTINHFNGNPANFLDVGGGATKEKVTEAFKIILGDDNVKGIFVNIFGGIMRCDVIAEGIVAAVKEVELTLPLVVRLEGTNVKEGKQILKDSGLAIEPANTMAEGAQKIVKLVNEA
- the sucD gene encoding succinate--CoA ligase subunit alpha; translated protein: MSIFVDKNSKVIVQGITGSTALFHTKQMLEYGTQIVAGVTPGKGGQVVEGVPVFNTVEEAKKETGGNVSVIYVPAPFAADAILECVDAELDLAICITEHIPVIDMIKVKRYLEGKKTRLVGPNCPGVITSDETKIGIMPGYIHKKGHVGVVSRSGTLTYEAVHQLTEEGIGQSTAVGIGGDPVNGTNFIDVLEAFNNDEETKAVVMIGEIGGTAEEEAAEWIKANMKKPVVGFIGGQTAPPGKRMGHAGAIISGGKGTAAEKIKTLNDCGVKTAATPSEIGVTLIEAAKEAGIYESLLTIK
- the dprA gene encoding DNA-processing protein DprA, producing MLKHYLLLLIYAGFTTQQIHRFYPRLLDLTEKKVSLVQILTEIATVFPRATIRHKLQRLQTLDIQWIASTLQEHQIIPVTINDPHYPSLLKEIYDPPFVLFCKGQLDLLQHSCRCLAIVGARQHTDYTPQVLETLFQSFKHHPLVIVSGLANGTDAIAHQQALQQHLPTIGVLGFGHFHHYPSKTSHLRQMIESTHLTISEYPPHTPIAKFRFPERNRIISGLSKGVLVTEAKERSGALITLDQALEQNRNVYVLPGDFFNLHTRGNMLRVKEGAEIVLSAQDILKDYV